A DNA window from Paenibacillus andongensis contains the following coding sequences:
- a CDS encoding Crp/Fnr family transcriptional regulator: protein MKTFEKLIQNVYFFEGYEQKDIELLAPLFKERRFTKGNILFLEGDLGEECYLIKSGVVKIFRMDEVREITLALLRKGDYFGEMAMMQKGLTRSATAEVIESGIIYSLKRTDFLHFLENNPKMSIKLLEETMERLRNANDQIYDLTFRDLKSRLIKIIMRLAEEHGVHSQKGIIIPFKLTHQQLANMVGAIRESVSKLLQEIQEEQVISIENKIVTVLKRD from the coding sequence ATGAAAACCTTTGAAAAACTAATTCAAAATGTGTATTTCTTTGAAGGATACGAACAAAAGGATATTGAATTACTTGCACCCCTTTTTAAGGAACGACGGTTCACCAAAGGCAACATTCTGTTTTTGGAAGGTGACCTAGGGGAAGAATGCTATCTTATAAAATCCGGTGTGGTTAAAATTTTTCGTATGGATGAAGTGAGAGAAATAACCTTAGCGTTATTAAGAAAAGGCGATTATTTTGGTGAAATGGCAATGATGCAAAAAGGCTTGACCCGATCAGCAACCGCGGAGGTAATAGAAAGCGGCATTATTTATTCCTTAAAGCGAACAGACTTTCTTCATTTTTTAGAGAACAACCCTAAAATGAGTATCAAGCTTCTGGAAGAAACTATGGAACGTCTTCGTAATGCGAATGATCAAATTTATGATTTGACTTTCCGTGATTTAAAGTCTCGTCTAATAAAGATTATTATGCGTCTTGCAGAGGAGCACGGTGTCCACTCTCAAAAGGGAATTATCATTCCCTTTAAGCTGACACATCAACAATTAGCGAACATGGTAGGCGCTATTCGTGAATCAGTATCCAAATTGCTACAGGAAATTCAAGAAGAGCAAGTTATTAGTATTGAAAACAAAATAGTGACTGTCCTGAAGCGCGACTAG
- a CDS encoding DUF5317 domain-containing protein: MTLVDSFAAFRMPYLLIGTFAFQIFIFWLGNSTQRDYPILLELSFAIMILGLWMNRHLPGIIFICVGASLNLLAISIHGGLMPVSEKALLMSGYNGSAFETDDPRHQLMNTSNFWWLGDWIPFFKHVISVGDVFVGFGFIRFLLGTTSKRE; the protein is encoded by the coding sequence TTGACGCTTGTAGATTCCTTTGCAGCCTTCAGAATGCCATACCTACTGATCGGCACGTTTGCGTTTCAAATTTTTATTTTTTGGTTAGGTAACAGCACACAACGCGATTATCCTATTCTACTTGAACTCTCGTTTGCTATAATGATCTTAGGCCTATGGATGAACAGGCATTTACCAGGAATTATTTTTATATGTGTAGGGGCTTCGCTTAATTTATTAGCAATTAGTATACACGGAGGTTTAATGCCGGTATCAGAAAAGGCTCTTTTGATGTCTGGGTATAATGGTTCTGCTTTTGAGACAGACGATCCCCGACATCAACTAATGAATACATCTAACTTCTGGTGGTTGGGAGATTGGATTCCTTTTTTCAAACATGTGATAAGTGTAGGGGATGTTTTTGTGGGTTTCGGATTTATTCGATTTCTATTAGGAACCACTTCAAAGAGGGAGTAA
- a CDS encoding aldo/keto reductase has product MKYSYLGKSGLKVSQLCLGTMNFGPETEEKEAFKIMDAALDAGINFFDTANVYGGVEKRGWTEEIIGRWFKQGGGRREKVILATKAYGDMNDPNDGPNAERGLSAYKIRRHLEASLKRLQTDHIELYQMHHIDRNVTWDELWGVFESVVNQGTVDYIGSSNFAGWHIACAQAEAKARHFLGLVSEQHMYNLLARLPELEVLPAAEKLGLGVIPWSPLAGGLLGRNALAGTGARSARSAERIEKHRSQLEQFSALCKEIDEKEDVIALAWVLSHSAVTSPIIGPRTIEQLQDSLRVPEVTLNEDTLKKLDEIFPGPGKPAPEAYAW; this is encoded by the coding sequence ATGAAGTATTCGTACTTAGGGAAATCCGGATTGAAGGTCAGTCAGTTATGTTTAGGAACGATGAACTTTGGACCGGAAACCGAGGAAAAAGAAGCTTTTAAAATTATGGATGCCGCACTAGACGCGGGAATTAATTTTTTCGATACAGCTAACGTCTACGGCGGAGTTGAAAAAAGAGGATGGACAGAAGAAATTATTGGACGCTGGTTCAAACAAGGTGGAGGTCGTAGAGAGAAAGTTATTCTTGCGACGAAAGCCTACGGCGATATGAATGATCCAAATGATGGACCCAATGCTGAACGAGGATTATCAGCGTACAAAATCAGACGTCATCTGGAAGCATCGCTCAAAAGACTGCAGACAGACCATATAGAGCTTTACCAAATGCATCATATCGACCGCAACGTGACTTGGGATGAGTTGTGGGGGGTATTTGAATCCGTTGTGAACCAAGGAACTGTTGACTACATTGGCTCCAGTAACTTTGCTGGGTGGCATATTGCCTGTGCCCAAGCTGAAGCCAAAGCCCGTCATTTCCTAGGCTTAGTCTCTGAGCAGCACATGTACAATCTACTTGCCAGATTGCCGGAACTGGAAGTGCTTCCCGCTGCAGAAAAGCTCGGTCTTGGTGTCATTCCATGGAGTCCTCTTGCCGGAGGATTGCTAGGCCGCAACGCTTTGGCAGGTACAGGTGCCCGGAGTGCGCGTTCCGCCGAACGCATTGAGAAGCATCGGAGCCAGTTGGAACAATTTTCAGCGCTTTGCAAGGAAATCGATGAAAAAGAAGACGTTATCGCCTTGGCCTGGGTATTGTCTCATTCGGCCGTTACCTCGCCAATTATCGGACCGAGAACGATCGAGCAGCTCCAAGATTCGTTACGCGTACCTGAAGTCACACTTAATGAAGATACTTTGAAAAAGTTGGATGAGATTTTCCCTGGACCCGGAAAACCGGCTCCCGAAGCTTACGCCTGGTAG
- a CDS encoding aldo/keto reductase — protein sequence MESREGVASDDESIQALNRSIELGLNFIDTALGYGDDHSERLVGQVVKAHDKPIYVATKIPPQNRQWPARDGVPVEEAYTAEHVISSTEQSLRNLGLDTIDVQLFHVWSDEWVGQGDWLEGIRKLKEQGKIRYFGISINDHQPNNAIKLIESGLVDTVQVIYNIFDQSPEDQLLPACAEHNVGVIVRVSLDEGGLTGRITPDTTFSEGDFRNNYFRGDRKTRGV from the coding sequence ATGGAAAGCAGGGAGGGGGTTGCATCCGACGACGAATCGATTCAAGCGTTGAATCGTTCCATCGAGCTGGGGCTGAACTTTATCGATACGGCCTTGGGCTATGGAGATGATCACAGTGAAAGACTTGTCGGGCAAGTTGTAAAGGCTCACGATAAGCCGATTTATGTTGCGACCAAAATACCACCCCAAAATAGACAATGGCCTGCTCGGGACGGGGTGCCTGTGGAAGAGGCATATACAGCGGAGCATGTTATTTCGAGTACAGAGCAAAGTCTGCGGAATCTTGGCTTGGATACGATCGATGTCCAGCTGTTTCATGTCTGGTCGGACGAGTGGGTCGGTCAAGGAGATTGGTTGGAAGGGATCCGTAAGCTTAAAGAGCAAGGTAAAATCCGCTATTTCGGCATATCGATTAACGATCATCAACCGAACAATGCTATTAAGCTGATTGAATCTGGGCTCGTAGATACCGTACAGGTCATTTATAACATTTTCGATCAAAGCCCTGAGGATCAGCTGCTTCCAGCCTGTGCGGAGCATAATGTTGGCGTCATTGTCAGAGTTTCGCTGGATGAAGGCGGCTTGACGGGGCGAATTACCCCGGATACGACGTTCAGTGAAGGTGACTTCCGTAATAACTATTTCCGAGGCGACCGCAAAACAAGAGGTGTATGA
- a CDS encoding GCN5 family acetyltransferase, which produces MPTITKRPFDQEFQTILSELQSGYHAGELSKKESSELPNDVYLIEVENTMVGYAVVWEYTSAKQLIQKAEKDYFNDDEKYLEQDFYIDIKNKTDYIFIEALDVLKEFERKGYAAFFMDWLKLTYPNKKMYVYSLEKSRNFWYKQGFEVVGNTVWLSYN; this is translated from the coding sequence ATGCCTACGATTACGAAAAGACCATTCGATCAAGAGTTCCAAACAATATTAAGTGAATTGCAATCCGGCTATCATGCAGGGGAATTGAGTAAGAAGGAAAGCTCGGAACTGCCTAATGATGTATATCTCATTGAAGTTGAAAACACGATGGTGGGGTATGCCGTGGTTTGGGAATACACGAGTGCCAAACAGTTAATTCAGAAAGCGGAGAAAGATTATTTCAACGATGATGAAAAATACTTAGAACAAGACTTCTATATTGATATCAAGAACAAAACAGATTATATATTTATAGAAGCATTGGATGTACTGAAAGAATTTGAGCGGAAGGGCTACGCGGCTTTCTTCATGGATTGGCTTAAACTGACATACCCTAATAAGAAAATGTATGTTTATTCATTAGAAAAGTCACGTAATTTTTGGTATAAGCAGGGTTTTGAGGTTGTGGGTAATACCGTATGGTTGTCGTATAATTAA
- a CDS encoding sensor domain-containing protein — translation MKDKNLYTMVLFLTGIYTIYVCFGFIQSNKDWQSLIIICLLIAIVDLFPTKLPNGFWYNGATLSFLYIMYSKGISASTVPIIFSTLMFFLSASKPFYKINWFRLFSTLGMYFISMMCAAASLKVLNQFPLIVQILGITFVFDNVNLLIRAGIMKFVNKSPFFSEFALKKVYGVQVSLLVLTILLYHLVQSTNAIDLITEVIIAAFLMLLINFLISAYNKHIYKIEESKQRYQSLFDRNPDIVFTLDLSGKFTSINPMLEKILGYSPESILDVNLFEYVISTGKQEAIHRIEQALLGNPQQFTIGVLTKEGTSRDMFITCGPTVVNDQIVGVYGIAKDITEQKQAEQIIHKMAYFDEITGLPNRSNFQERMAETLEKAGTNNSLAGLMFLDLDKFKHVNDTLGHHTGDLLLFDVSKRIIQSVPEGSIVSRLGGDEFTIIFPNLSHTDEVIPVADEILRALAEPFYLHNRELYITTSIGICIYPEHGNDVETLIKNADASMYRAKESGGNTYSVYSKNIQELNEAKHKIHSNLHKAILREEFYLHFQPKIDLTTDKINGVEALIRWENQELGPMSPVQFIPIAEESGLILPIGEWVLRTACKQNKAWQDAGFPPIVMSVNLSSIQLQNDHLVSTIGQILRETELDPQWLEIEITESMLLQNTQHTMKVLEEIKELGISISIDDFGVGYSSLSYLKHFSFDYLKMDKSFIDNLNMSPKDELIISGIIQLAHSLNMKVIAEGVESSEQLTYLREQGCDCVQGYLISKPLPAGEFIERVWFSEKKDGIVVETE, via the coding sequence ATGAAGGACAAAAATTTGTACACCATGGTGTTATTCTTAACTGGAATATATACGATATATGTCTGTTTTGGATTTATTCAATCCAATAAGGATTGGCAGTCTTTAATAATAATATGTTTATTAATAGCAATAGTTGATCTATTTCCGACAAAATTGCCAAATGGATTCTGGTATAACGGTGCAACACTAAGTTTTCTTTATATCATGTATTCAAAAGGTATCTCAGCAAGCACGGTTCCGATCATATTCAGTACACTCATGTTTTTTTTGTCAGCTAGCAAACCTTTTTATAAAATTAACTGGTTTCGATTGTTTTCAACGTTAGGCATGTATTTTATTAGTATGATGTGTGCAGCGGCTAGTCTGAAAGTTTTGAATCAGTTCCCACTTATCGTTCAAATTTTAGGTATTACGTTCGTTTTTGATAACGTTAACTTATTAATACGTGCAGGAATCATGAAGTTTGTAAATAAATCTCCTTTTTTCAGTGAATTTGCCTTAAAGAAAGTTTATGGCGTACAAGTTTCTTTATTAGTACTGACCATTCTATTGTATCATCTAGTTCAGTCTACGAATGCTATTGATCTCATTACTGAGGTTATCATTGCAGCTTTTCTTATGCTTTTGATTAACTTCCTAATCTCAGCCTATAACAAGCATATCTACAAAATAGAAGAAAGCAAACAACGCTACCAATCTCTATTTGACCGTAATCCAGATATTGTTTTTACATTAGATCTATCAGGTAAATTTACGAGTATTAACCCGATGTTAGAAAAAATACTTGGCTATTCCCCAGAGTCTATATTAGACGTTAATTTATTCGAATATGTGATTTCTACAGGGAAACAAGAAGCTATACATCGTATAGAACAAGCGCTGCTTGGAAATCCGCAACAATTTACAATTGGCGTATTAACGAAAGAGGGTACAAGCCGTGATATGTTCATAACTTGTGGTCCGACGGTAGTGAATGATCAAATTGTTGGGGTCTATGGCATTGCTAAGGATATTACCGAACAGAAGCAAGCAGAACAGATTATTCACAAGATGGCGTACTTCGACGAAATCACCGGGCTGCCGAACCGAAGCAACTTTCAGGAGCGCATGGCGGAGACATTGGAGAAAGCTGGTACCAACAACTCCTTAGCTGGATTAATGTTTCTTGATCTAGATAAATTCAAACATGTAAATGATACGCTGGGGCATCATACAGGTGATCTTCTATTATTTGATGTGTCCAAACGCATTATCCAATCTGTTCCGGAAGGATCTATCGTATCTAGGCTGGGGGGTGATGAATTTACGATTATTTTTCCAAATCTAAGCCATACAGATGAGGTCATACCTGTTGCCGATGAGATCTTACGAGCTTTAGCTGAACCTTTTTATTTACACAATAGAGAGTTATATATAACGACTAGTATAGGAATTTGTATATATCCTGAACATGGGAACGATGTGGAAACGCTGATCAAAAATGCCGATGCCTCTATGTATCGGGCCAAAGAATCCGGCGGAAACACCTACAGCGTTTATTCTAAAAATATTCAAGAGCTTAATGAAGCCAAGCACAAGATACATTCTAATTTGCACAAAGCGATCCTGCGCGAAGAATTTTATTTACATTTTCAACCGAAGATCGATTTGACTACTGATAAAATTAACGGAGTAGAGGCCCTCATTCGATGGGAAAATCAAGAGTTGGGTCCTATGTCGCCTGTTCAGTTTATTCCGATCGCAGAGGAGAGTGGGTTGATCCTGCCCATCGGGGAATGGGTGTTAAGGACGGCATGTAAGCAGAATAAAGCTTGGCAGGATGCAGGATTCCCACCTATCGTTATGTCTGTTAATCTTTCTTCCATTCAATTGCAGAATGATCATTTAGTCAGTACGATTGGGCAAATTTTGCGGGAAACGGAGCTTGATCCTCAGTGGCTTGAAATTGAGATAACGGAGAGTATGCTGCTGCAGAATACCCAACATACAATGAAGGTGCTTGAAGAAATAAAAGAGCTCGGTATATCTATTTCCATCGATGATTTTGGAGTGGGGTACTCTTCACTCAGCTATTTGAAGCATTTTTCATTCGATTATTTGAAAATGGACAAGTCTTTTATTGATAACTTAAACATGTCTCCAAAAGATGAATTGATCATAAGCGGTATTATCCAATTGGCGCATAGCTTAAACATGAAAGTAATCGCCGAAGGGGTCGAATCGAGTGAACAGCTTACTTACTTGCGTGAGCAAGGTTGCGATTGTGTTCAAGGGTATTTGATAAGCAAACCTTTGCCGGCTGGGGAGTTTATTGAGCGGGTGTGGTTTTCGGAAAAAAAAGATGGAATTGTAGTTGAGACAGAATAA
- a CDS encoding Fic family protein yields the protein MGLKSHPLKPNILRNSLVKTAHFTTKIEQNKLEYKEVEKLYQDYKKNPLTIKQKAQLEVRNVFEAYEFIYELDPFKDFSDMDELIFKKLQQLLMKDLTGYPEGYRQIPVALQDGDGNISYQPPAFNQVPHLMNAFFSWLYTSVTGCMSAYDSEIIQEKKLHPLLISGITHHLIGYVHPFPDGNGRTARAYSTLVGLIHNDLSKIKDAFSVEEYFDKRIEDYYDTLMIATQGDLKPFLIFYLECVNASLTRVLNELQRYDKIKYMREILGKGHARTMFELIARMEDGEVFHKQLFDDTLDASSSSIAKNLSKLKDLGVIKPGDNRGEYMISIVD from the coding sequence TTGGGTCTAAAAAGTCACCCGCTAAAACCAAACATTCTGCGTAATTCATTAGTTAAGACCGCACATTTCACAACTAAAATAGAACAAAACAAATTAGAATACAAAGAAGTTGAAAAGCTCTATCAAGATTATAAAAAGAATCCATTAACCATTAAACAGAAAGCACAACTTGAAGTGAGAAACGTGTTTGAGGCGTATGAGTTTATTTATGAACTAGATCCCTTTAAAGATTTCTCAGACATGGATGAGCTTATTTTCAAAAAATTGCAACAATTACTAATGAAAGATTTAACCGGGTATCCGGAGGGCTATAGGCAAATTCCTGTTGCTCTACAAGACGGCGATGGAAACATTAGTTATCAGCCTCCCGCTTTTAATCAGGTCCCGCATTTGATGAATGCATTCTTCTCTTGGTTATATACTAGTGTAACTGGATGTATGAGTGCCTATGATTCTGAAATCATTCAAGAGAAAAAGCTTCATCCACTATTAATATCGGGCATTACCCATCATTTGATCGGATACGTTCATCCATTTCCTGATGGTAACGGACGGACAGCTCGGGCATATTCGACCTTAGTAGGACTAATTCATAACGATCTTTCTAAGATCAAAGATGCATTTAGCGTTGAAGAGTATTTCGACAAACGAATAGAAGATTATTATGATACTCTAATGATAGCTACACAAGGCGACCTAAAGCCCTTCCTCATTTTTTACCTTGAGTGTGTCAATGCCTCGCTTACAAGAGTTCTTAATGAACTTCAAAGGTATGATAAAATTAAATACATGCGAGAGATACTTGGGAAAGGCCACGCAAGGACTATGTTTGAACTAATAGCTAGAATGGAAGATGGCGAGGTCTTTCATAAACAATTATTCGACGATACCTTAGATGCATCTTCATCAAGCATTGCCAAGAATTTATCAAAACTGAAAGATTTAGGAGTAATAAAGCCTGGTGATAATCGGGGTGAATATATGATCTCTATCGTTGATTGA
- a CDS encoding PIG-L family deacetylase, which yields MNNIDKGKKLLAVFAHPDDESFICGGTLAKYASEGIDITLVSATRGEMGRRMGNPPYLNRESMAAAREMELRQACESLGIRQLLFLDIRDKTVEFVDEDSLTARIATLINEVDPDVVLTFHEKLGGHPDHCAIGKATTAAFGRTGHRGALYFITFGGAMERPERYGYSRKEVIKIDVHDHLEAKLAAFRAHRCQTEIDEWVWLPDHEALSKFGRHEYFLKADREASARVLDDLF from the coding sequence ATGAACAATATCGATAAAGGCAAAAAGCTCCTCGCGGTGTTTGCACATCCTGACGACGAGTCGTTTATTTGTGGAGGTACTCTTGCCAAATACGCCAGCGAGGGGATCGACATTACGCTGGTGAGCGCCACTCGAGGTGAAATGGGACGACGCATGGGTAATCCACCCTATCTCAACCGGGAATCGATGGCGGCTGCCCGCGAAATGGAACTACGGCAGGCTTGCGAGAGCCTGGGCATCCGGCAGCTCCTATTTTTGGATATCCGCGACAAGACAGTTGAGTTTGTCGATGAGGATAGCCTGACAGCACGGATTGCGACTCTCATTAACGAAGTGGATCCCGATGTCGTGCTTACGTTTCACGAAAAGCTGGGTGGGCACCCAGATCATTGCGCAATTGGAAAAGCGACGACGGCTGCTTTTGGGCGAACTGGACATCGGGGCGCTTTATATTTCATTACATTCGGAGGCGCGATGGAGCGTCCGGAGCGGTACGGGTATTCCCGTAAAGAGGTCATCAAAATCGACGTGCATGATCATCTGGAAGCAAAGCTCGCCGCGTTTCGGGCCCACCGCTGCCAGACCGAAATCGACGAATGGGTATGGCTGCCCGACCATGAGGCGCTATCGAAATTCGGCAGACATGAATACTTTTTGAAGGCGGATAGGGAGGCTTCGGCGCGGGTTCTCGATGATTTATTTTAG
- a CDS encoding DUF896 domain-containing protein, producing the protein MLTILNKINELSRKEKEIGLTEIEKTEQANLRKEYLQIFRGSIDSLLLNSTIIDPNGDNVTPERLKNEQAKIAAK; encoded by the coding sequence ATGCTTACCATTTTAAATAAAATTAATGAGCTTTCAAGAAAAGAGAAAGAAATCGGATTAACTGAGATTGAAAAAACAGAACAAGCCAATTTGCGTAAAGAATATCTTCAAATATTTCGTGGTTCCATAGACAGCTTGCTCTTGAATTCTACCATTATTGATCCGAACGGAGATAACGTTACCCCTGAAAGATTAAAAAATGAACAGGCCAAAATAGCTGCAAAATAA
- a CDS encoding FAD-dependent oxidoreductase, translating into MYDIAVIGAGPAGASAALFAAKAGKNTLLIHNDKSMTKRAWLENYYGIEEISGPDLIDIGKKQAVKFGAAVNEEKVQNIVKLDAGFRIETNISQHEAKYIIIATGALTELAEHLGLKTKPATEPRIKTVIDVDTHGQTSLDGIWAAGTAAGVSVHAIITAGDGARVAINVLSQINGERYVDHDILKTSE; encoded by the coding sequence ATGTACGATATCGCAGTGATTGGCGCAGGCCCCGCAGGAGCAAGTGCAGCATTGTTTGCAGCAAAAGCAGGAAAGAATACTCTACTCATCCATAATGATAAAAGCATGACAAAAAGGGCTTGGCTTGAAAATTATTATGGTATTGAAGAGATTTCCGGCCCTGATCTTATAGATATCGGGAAGAAACAGGCAGTTAAATTTGGCGCTGCAGTGAACGAAGAGAAAGTTCAAAATATCGTTAAACTAGATGCAGGTTTCCGCATTGAAACCAATATCAGCCAACATGAAGCTAAATATATCATTATTGCAACAGGAGCTTTAACAGAGCTTGCGGAACATTTGGGTTTGAAAACAAAACCAGCAACCGAACCGCGAATTAAGACGGTCATTGATGTTGATACACATGGTCAAACAAGTTTGGATGGTATCTGGGCAGCAGGTACAGCAGCTGGCGTTAGCGTCCATGCCATCATCACTGCCGGTGACGGTGCTAGAGTGGCGATAAATGTCCTAAGCCAAATAAATGGAGAAAGATATGTTGATCACGATATTTTGAAAACTTCTGAATAA
- a CDS encoding type I glyceraldehyde-3-phosphate dehydrogenase, which translates to MGKIGIFGFGRIGRQLLRVALQDQLFVPVSISDIKDAATLAALFEVDTNYKRWHEAVSAQEGSMVIGGREIQFIDSSKEVPNWKELDVDLVIDCTGRAVTRAVAQVHLDRGANRVLVSGPSKSLEDCDAVLLKGINLDSFDPEKHKIISMASCTTNALAPVVKIVKENFGIKYGLFSTVHSYTNTQSLTDQPMKDRRDSWAAAENIIPSSSGAARALKFIWNDLQITGKAYRIPTRTGSIAELNLVTEKPCTVQQVNDIFRSSAADGQLKGVLDVLEGEWASSRIVGDPHSSIIDLPLTQLQGEILSVATWYDNEWGYASRLAEVAAFLVNK; encoded by the coding sequence ATGGGCAAAATAGGAATATTTGGATTTGGGCGTATTGGCAGACAATTATTAAGAGTGGCTTTACAGGATCAACTATTCGTTCCCGTGTCCATCTCCGACATTAAAGACGCAGCAACACTTGCCGCTCTGTTCGAAGTTGATACCAATTATAAGCGCTGGCACGAAGCCGTATCGGCACAAGAAGGTAGTATGGTGATCGGTGGACGCGAAATTCAGTTTATCGATTCATCGAAGGAAGTCCCTAATTGGAAAGAATTAGATGTAGATCTGGTAATTGACTGTACAGGCCGCGCTGTCACCCGAGCTGTTGCTCAGGTCCATTTGGATCGCGGGGCAAATAGAGTATTAGTTAGTGGGCCTAGCAAGAGCCTTGAAGATTGTGATGCTGTCTTGCTGAAAGGGATAAATCTGGATAGTTTTGATCCGGAAAAGCATAAAATTATTAGCATGGCGAGTTGTACGACAAACGCATTGGCTCCAGTGGTCAAAATAGTCAAAGAAAACTTCGGCATTAAGTATGGCCTTTTCTCCACCGTCCATTCTTACACGAACACGCAGTCGCTAACGGATCAGCCTATGAAGGATCGCCGAGATTCGTGGGCTGCAGCTGAGAATATCATTCCTTCTTCATCAGGAGCTGCAAGAGCCCTTAAGTTTATCTGGAATGATTTGCAGATTACCGGAAAGGCATACCGGATTCCAACACGCACCGGAAGTATTGCTGAATTAAACCTTGTGACGGAAAAGCCATGTACGGTACAGCAGGTCAATGATATTTTCCGTAGTAGCGCTGCAGATGGTCAACTGAAGGGAGTTCTTGATGTTCTGGAAGGTGAATGGGCATCATCCCGTATCGTCGGCGACCCCCACTCCTCCATCATTGACCTTCCTTTGACCCAACTGCAGGGTGAAATCCTATCCGTTGCAACTTGGTACGATAATGAATGGGGCTACGCTTCGCGATTAGCAGAAGTTGCGGCTTTTCTAGTTAATAAGTAA
- a CDS encoding aldo/keto reductase produces the protein MYDRVQKIASDLDISIDTMPEIALRYVLGHPAVSTVIPGMRSVRNVENNMRVGDGLGLSKEQFEKLKPHRWIRDFYRG, from the coding sequence GTGTATGACCGCGTTCAGAAGATCGCTTCCGATCTTGATATTTCCATTGATACCATGCCGGAAATTGCACTGCGGTACGTGCTTGGCCATCCTGCTGTTTCAACGGTCATTCCGGGTATGCGTTCGGTTCGGAATGTGGAGAATAATATGCGGGTCGGAGACGGGCTGGGATTATCAAAGGAACAGTTTGAGAAGCTGAAGCCGCATCGCTGGATTCGGGATTTCTATAGAGGTTGA
- a CDS encoding protein-glutamine gamma-glutamyltransferase gives MILIEGTSQIAFGEGTLSELELTIYQKKQSSPIEYRYDSVYTLLFELYMRTQIAESAKELSKARVYFADFKKTLCNPMYWHLTNQGRFQLNSGCAPQDAIRDIFTNGSSYAFECSMAVVVVLYKALLESIDPRQFDILFADLLLFDWHSNSKLHLIDRTYKEEAVIGDVLYFENPDFVPTVPWWKGENVVLMENDLFYGHGHGLGIISGEEVIKVLNNNRMLGSTQSAFLTDRYVHPDFSYFAEFQHRVREKPIIAKVGDWIYVRNNRVFNKIS, from the coding sequence ATGATCTTAATCGAAGGTACCAGCCAAATAGCCTTTGGAGAAGGTACGCTGTCTGAGTTAGAACTAACCATTTATCAAAAGAAGCAGAGCAGCCCTATTGAGTATCGGTATGATTCCGTTTATACCCTGTTGTTTGAACTGTACATGCGAACACAGATTGCGGAGTCCGCGAAAGAGCTGAGTAAAGCTCGTGTCTATTTTGCAGATTTCAAAAAAACGCTATGTAACCCGATGTATTGGCACTTAACTAATCAAGGAAGGTTCCAGCTGAATAGCGGATGTGCTCCACAAGATGCGATACGGGATATATTTACAAATGGCAGCTCTTACGCATTCGAATGCTCAATGGCTGTTGTCGTCGTCTTGTACAAAGCCCTATTAGAATCCATAGATCCTAGACAATTCGATATATTGTTCGCGGACCTTTTATTATTTGATTGGCATTCCAACAGCAAATTGCACCTAATCGACCGGACATACAAGGAGGAAGCTGTGATTGGTGATGTGCTCTATTTTGAGAACCCCGACTTTGTACCCACGGTACCCTGGTGGAAAGGAGAAAACGTCGTCCTGATGGAAAACGACCTTTTTTATGGACATGGACATGGCCTCGGAATTATTTCTGGGGAAGAAGTCATTAAAGTCCTGAATAACAACAGAATGCTTGGCAGTACACAATCGGCATTTCTGACAGATCGTTATGTTCATCCGGATTTCTCTTACTTCGCAGAATTTCAGCATCGTGTACGGGAGAAACCCATTATTGCGAAAGTAGGAGACTGGATTTATGTTCGAAACAACCGGGTTTTTAACAAAATAAGTTAA
- a CDS encoding DUF1806 family protein produces the protein MIKIIRSKVEAELQAFVGTDAYIHSEATSFVFVRNFKVKVTHVFIAGEGPFRAALRFDGHGWLRMEALTHYEVDGNGRLLLAGYDDRGRMNVALHLGKEPFPE, from the coding sequence ATGATCAAAATAATCAGGTCGAAAGTAGAAGCCGAGCTTCAGGCCTTCGTCGGGACTGACGCATATATCCACAGCGAAGCGACTTCATTTGTCTTCGTTCGCAATTTTAAGGTCAAGGTTACTCATGTCTTTATAGCGGGGGAAGGCCCTTTTCGTGCCGCTCTGCGATTCGATGGACATGGCTGGCTGCGAATGGAGGCGCTGACGCATTATGAGGTAGATGGAAATGGTCGTCTCTTGCTGGCCGGATATGATGACAGAGGTCGGATGAATGTTGCTCTGCACTTGGGAAAGGAGCCGTTTCCAGAATGA